The Chryseobacterium sp. 52 genome includes a region encoding these proteins:
- a CDS encoding peptidase, with translation MSQFKYDIELKDNPDDVVKVRLKIKNASLSNDIFQFVSSAPGTYQIIDMGRFIKNLKAYDGKGKIIATEKIATNQWKISKPKKVAEIYYEVADTWDADVKEQYFYSFAGMTLEKDHALINSYCIIGYFSDYEKADYKLSFHYPKEWSVGTSAKINENGYYEFNSFAQLADSPFLFGRLSKASFIYDEIPYTIYVYSQNDEIAAGNIKGLFENAVRANTKFIKKRLPVDHYTFLVDAEKFNIRGTLEYSNSSVYVMPEKDLSDTEFHDNIMTDAAHELFHLVTPINVRSEYISNFNFASPKASEHLWLYEGTAEWASDIMMLRNGTFNLPRYLEQLSEKLTISEKFDSKYSISQLALNCYTETGRGQYENIYHRTVIALDMIDIMILDMSDGKRGLREVILELNNMYGKDKPFEEKNFFSVFTKMTYPEVGVFLDKYIKNTEVMPIEKIFEKVGVKYTKERKTGDQVLSVGYELFIPDGKIKIRYVTPELKKMGLEDYDEFVSFNDIETRLDNQAEWLGKFAILKPNESYVLKVKRDEKIITVPCKVITVDQVEKHIFEMLENPNERQKKLQECWTKNL, from the coding sequence ATGTCGCAATTTAAGTACGATATCGAGCTGAAAGATAATCCGGATGATGTGGTCAAAGTAAGACTGAAAATTAAAAACGCCAGTCTTTCAAATGATATATTTCAGTTTGTATCTTCAGCACCTGGGACGTACCAGATTATTGATATGGGACGTTTTATAAAGAATTTAAAAGCATATGATGGGAAAGGAAAAATTATAGCAACAGAAAAGATTGCTACCAATCAATGGAAAATCTCCAAGCCTAAAAAAGTAGCTGAGATTTATTATGAGGTAGCAGATACTTGGGATGCCGATGTGAAAGAACAGTATTTTTATTCATTTGCAGGAATGACTCTGGAGAAAGACCATGCACTGATCAACAGTTATTGTATAATTGGCTATTTTTCTGATTATGAAAAAGCAGATTATAAACTCTCATTTCATTACCCAAAAGAATGGTCTGTTGGTACATCGGCAAAAATTAACGAAAATGGCTATTATGAATTCAATAGTTTCGCGCAACTGGCAGATTCTCCTTTTTTATTCGGAAGGTTGTCAAAAGCTTCGTTTATTTATGACGAAATTCCATACACAATCTATGTTTATTCCCAAAATGATGAGATCGCCGCTGGAAATATTAAAGGACTGTTTGAAAATGCCGTGAGAGCCAATACAAAGTTTATTAAAAAAAGGCTGCCGGTTGATCATTACACCTTCCTTGTGGATGCTGAGAAGTTCAACATCAGGGGAACATTGGAATATAGCAATTCTTCGGTTTACGTAATGCCGGAAAAAGACCTTTCAGACACCGAGTTTCATGACAATATTATGACCGATGCTGCTCACGAGCTTTTTCATTTAGTTACGCCAATAAATGTTAGGTCTGAATACATAAGTAACTTTAATTTTGCTTCTCCAAAAGCATCTGAGCATCTTTGGCTTTACGAAGGTACCGCTGAGTGGGCTTCAGATATCATGATGCTTCGGAATGGTACTTTTAACCTGCCACGTTACCTGGAACAATTGTCGGAAAAGCTTACTATATCAGAGAAATTTGACAGTAAGTACAGTATAAGCCAATTGGCCCTAAATTGTTATACCGAAACAGGACGAGGCCAATATGAAAACATTTATCACAGAACAGTCATCGCATTGGATATGATAGACATCATGATTCTCGACATGTCAGACGGTAAGAGAGGCTTGAGGGAAGTAATATTAGAGTTAAATAATATGTACGGAAAAGACAAGCCTTTTGAGGAAAAAAACTTTTTCTCTGTTTTTACAAAAATGACCTATCCGGAAGTAGGAGTGTTTTTAGACAAATACATCAAAAATACCGAAGTGATGCCAATTGAGAAAATATTTGAAAAAGTAGGCGTTAAGTATACCAAAGAACGAAAGACTGGAGATCAGGTATTATCGGTAGGTTATGAATTGTTTATTCCTGATGGTAAAATCAAAATCAGATATGTTACTCCTGAACTCAAAAAAATGGGACTTGAAGATTATGATGAATTCGTATCTTTCAACGATATAGAAACAAGATTAGATAACCAGGCAGAATGGCTTGGCAAATTCGCTATCTTAAAACCAAATGAAAGTTATGTACTTAAGGTAAAGCGGGATGAAAAGATCATAACAGTACCATGCAAAGTGATCACCGTAGATCAGGTTGAAAAGCACATATTCGAAATGCTGGAAAACCCTAATGAAAGACAAAAAAAACTACAGGAATGTTGGACAAAAAATCTGTAA
- a CDS encoding non-ribosomal peptide synthetase: MELSSIQQDIWINQSLHPDSPMYNVGGYAYICGDLKIDVLQAAIKNILENASVFETLYGFLTEEMGNKVQLCKRYHIDVIDFSKEHTPEKSCLNWMDSDIKNKVNLFRHAIEVTILKQSNTAFYWYIKSHHLVFDGYAMALIFKKVFKLYASIIHGMSEEFNEPVGYSDFIAYEKDYRLSNAYRNDETFWSGKIALDISSNAFGVTYNSRSESNSLCSKRQELKILRKTFNKIKEFTQSNNYSIQNYFIGVIYTANFLYNDEAFILGIPNHNRSSHGFKNILGTFVNICPLILYGNVGEFSFSELMENIQKEMRLSYRHYKYLTLSEDRNLETQQYNTLFSYQKYPYSIDFEGLNVAIKYLSNGEQKENLIFHLLEYSDTDDLILAIDYKEMHFSFERIASLLKHLDVLVNKLCELPDPHQLLKDIDYLSAEERTLLISGFNDTDATYKEGSIVSLIHDQFLSAPDSVAVRYKSTVLSNSELDDLSGRFSNYLRQKGIEREDLVGVKLDRSEKLVWVLLGILKSGGAYVPIDPKYPSDRIDYILSDSQCKQVIDQTVLDEFWFEHEAFSPEVMPLEITGPELAYVIYTSGSTGQPKGVMITHSNVYHFVNWAKSAFYDSDFNTTFAVTSICFDLSVFELFYTLSEGKTVAILDSALDIYDSLQDTTYGKILLNTVPSVVEGLLSEKANLAFVSVLNMAGEPISPGIISQLDLTGIEVRNLYGPSETTTYSTCHRIFNKGKVLIGKPISNTRIYLLDDYLNPIAIGAVGEICIGGKGVARGYLNRPDLTASRFISSPFISGDILYKTGDYGRWLSDGTIEFLGRQDDQVKIRGYRIELGEIEKALTCCKGITRAVVLVRGQNAGLDKELVAFIVSDHKPEMAAIRNELALTLPSYMLPSRYIVIEEFPLNANGKTDKKALLSLDSNTAVNTEPHISPRNETESELAKMWAEILSLDADSISVKDDFFALGGHSLKISLLLNQINKIFQVHIALIDIFNCPVLEHQAKLIINSEKTTRTGIPRAVKKESYALSSAQNRLWILSQFTGGNRAYNMTGSYVFYGDLDKKAFAKAYMLLIERHEVLRTYFKKDGFGEIRQFIATLSESDFSLKLEDRTLEAFNERILTEINVNEGNKTFDLYRAPLIKAKIISFANGHHVLNFVVHHIISDEWSLNIIFKELAALYRNSRLTPLKMHYKDYSEWEKIILVNDTLTDKYYWEKQLSGDLPLIDLPFYNNRPRIKSYKGNTIRTYLDENAVAKLKAISMNEGGGTLFMGAMGLIFTLLHRYTGQNDIIVGVPMNNRKHVDLDEQIGLYVNTLPIRVKFDETDNFYKLLARMKALVLDAQTHSVYPLDEIVKNLKLGKDPSRNPLFDVMVVFENTETNDYKNAYYFDNLTIVKYQEDQSKVSKFDLTFYVREKHDKVEVAIEYNTDIFDAITIESILTHLDTTLIKVTSDPQLQLKDIDYLSAEERALLISGFNDTDATYKEGSIVSLIHDQFLSAPDSVAVRYKSTVLSNSELDDLSGRFSNYLRQKGIEREDLVGVKLDRSEKLVWVLLGILKSGGAYVPIDPKYPSDRIDYILSDSQCKQVIDQTVLDEFWFEREAFSPEVMPLEITGPELAYVIYTSGSTGQPKGVMITHSNVYHFVNWAKSAFYDSDFNTTFAVTSICFDLSVFELFYTLSEGKTVAILDSALDIYDSLQDTTYGKILLNTVPSVVEGLLSEKANLAFVSVLNMAGEPISPGIISQLDLTGIEVRNLYGPSETTTYSTCHRIFNKGKVLIGKPISNTRIYLLDDYLNPIAIGAVGEICIGGKGVARGYLNRPDLTASRFISSPFISGDILYKTGDYGRWLSDGTIEFLGRQDDQVKIRGYRIELGEIEKALTCCKGITRAVVLVRGQNAGLDKELVAFIVSDHKPEMAAIRNELALTLPSYMLPSRYIVIEEFPLNANGKTDKKALLSLDSNTAVNTEPHISPRNETESELAKMWAEILSLDADSISVKDDFFALGGHSLKAVQLISRIRENLNTNISLEDVFEKRDIEVLGKYLDQNKEALIDVPIERVQRSAYKMKK; the protein is encoded by the coding sequence ATGGAGTTATCATCAATTCAACAAGATATCTGGATCAATCAAAGTTTGCATCCGGATTCACCAATGTATAACGTAGGCGGATATGCATACATCTGTGGCGATTTAAAAATTGATGTATTGCAGGCTGCCATCAAAAACATTCTCGAAAATGCCTCGGTATTCGAAACGTTATATGGATTTCTTACGGAAGAAATGGGTAATAAAGTACAGCTGTGCAAGCGGTACCATATTGATGTCATTGATTTTTCTAAAGAGCATACACCGGAAAAATCATGCTTAAACTGGATGGATTCGGATATAAAGAATAAAGTCAACCTTTTTCGCCATGCTATCGAAGTTACAATACTTAAGCAAAGTAATACGGCTTTTTATTGGTATATTAAATCGCACCATTTGGTTTTCGACGGTTATGCCATGGCGCTGATTTTTAAAAAGGTCTTTAAATTGTATGCCAGTATAATCCATGGGATGTCTGAAGAATTCAACGAGCCTGTCGGATATTCCGACTTTATAGCTTACGAAAAGGATTACAGACTCTCAAATGCCTATCGCAACGATGAGACTTTTTGGTCAGGGAAAATAGCATTAGATATTTCTTCGAATGCCTTTGGGGTAACCTATAATTCTCGTTCGGAAAGTAATTCTTTATGCTCAAAACGCCAGGAGTTGAAGATTTTAAGGAAAACATTCAACAAAATAAAAGAATTTACCCAATCTAATAATTATTCTATTCAGAATTACTTCATAGGGGTTATTTATACAGCTAATTTTCTTTATAATGATGAAGCATTTATTTTAGGTATACCAAACCACAATAGAAGTTCCCATGGCTTCAAAAATATATTAGGAACATTTGTAAATATTTGTCCGTTAATACTTTATGGAAATGTCGGTGAGTTTTCATTTTCTGAGCTGATGGAAAATATCCAGAAAGAAATGAGGTTGTCATACAGGCATTACAAATATTTAACGCTAAGTGAAGACCGGAATTTAGAAACCCAGCAATATAACACCCTGTTTTCTTACCAGAAATACCCATATTCAATTGACTTTGAAGGTCTGAATGTTGCTATTAAATATTTATCTAACGGAGAGCAGAAAGAAAATTTGATTTTTCATCTGTTAGAATATAGTGATACAGATGATTTAATACTTGCAATCGATTATAAAGAAATGCACTTTTCTTTTGAGAGGATCGCCTCACTTTTAAAGCATCTGGATGTTCTTGTTAATAAATTGTGTGAACTTCCTGATCCTCATCAGCTGTTAAAAGACATTGACTACCTAAGCGCTGAAGAGCGTACATTGCTGATTTCGGGTTTTAATGACACGGATGCCACTTACAAAGAGGGCAGCATTGTTTCGCTAATCCATGACCAATTTCTTTCAGCTCCGGATTCTGTAGCAGTCAGGTATAAATCGACTGTTTTAAGCAATTCGGAATTGGATGATTTATCGGGAAGGTTTTCAAATTACCTCAGGCAAAAAGGCATTGAGCGTGAAGATTTGGTTGGGGTTAAACTGGATAGAAGCGAGAAACTGGTCTGGGTTTTACTAGGTATATTAAAATCTGGTGGTGCTTATGTGCCGATTGATCCCAAATATCCGTCAGACCGTATTGATTATATTCTGTCTGACAGCCAATGCAAACAGGTTATCGACCAGACTGTGCTTGATGAATTCTGGTTTGAACATGAGGCTTTTTCCCCCGAAGTGATGCCATTGGAAATTACAGGCCCTGAGCTTGCTTATGTGATCTATACTTCAGGTTCTACGGGCCAGCCGAAAGGTGTAATGATCACGCATTCGAATGTGTATCATTTTGTGAATTGGGCAAAGTCAGCATTTTATGATTCCGACTTCAATACTACTTTTGCGGTTACATCAATTTGTTTTGACCTGTCGGTCTTTGAACTGTTCTATACTTTATCAGAAGGAAAAACAGTTGCAATCCTCGATAGCGCACTCGATATTTATGATAGCCTTCAAGATACTACGTATGGTAAAATATTACTCAATACGGTTCCCAGCGTGGTTGAAGGTTTGTTGTCTGAGAAGGCAAACCTGGCTTTTGTAAGCGTTCTGAATATGGCCGGAGAGCCTATTTCTCCGGGGATTATCTCTCAGCTTGACCTTACCGGAATCGAAGTACGCAATTTATATGGTCCGTCAGAAACTACCACATACAGTACCTGCCATCGCATTTTTAATAAAGGAAAAGTGTTGATCGGCAAACCTATATCCAATACACGTATTTACCTGCTGGATGATTATCTGAACCCAATTGCCATTGGCGCGGTTGGGGAGATATGTATTGGAGGAAAAGGGGTTGCTAGGGGTTATCTTAACAGGCCTGATCTGACGGCATCACGATTTATCAGCAGTCCTTTCATTTCAGGTGATATTTTATACAAAACCGGTGATTACGGGCGTTGGCTCTCAGACGGCACTATAGAATTTTTAGGGAGACAGGATGATCAGGTCAAGATCCGGGGCTACAGGATCGAGTTGGGTGAAATCGAAAAAGCCCTTACATGTTGTAAAGGGATTACCAGGGCGGTGGTTTTGGTTCGGGGTCAGAATGCCGGTCTCGACAAAGAATTGGTTGCTTTTATAGTTTCAGACCACAAACCGGAGATGGCTGCAATCAGGAACGAACTGGCTCTTACTTTACCATCATACATGCTTCCTTCGCGTTATATTGTTATAGAAGAATTCCCGCTGAATGCCAATGGAAAGACTGACAAAAAAGCATTGCTTTCGCTGGATTCGAACACTGCGGTAAACACTGAACCTCATATTAGCCCGAGAAATGAAACCGAATCGGAACTCGCCAAAATGTGGGCAGAGATCTTGTCACTAGATGCAGACAGTATCAGTGTAAAAGATGATTTTTTTGCATTGGGCGGACATAGTTTAAAAATCAGTCTGTTATTAAACCAAATCAATAAGATATTTCAGGTTCATATTGCGTTGATCGATATTTTTAATTGTCCAGTACTTGAACATCAGGCTAAACTGATCATCAATTCGGAAAAAACAACTAGAACCGGTATTCCGCGGGCTGTCAAAAAAGAATCTTATGCTTTATCTTCAGCCCAAAATAGGTTGTGGATTCTTAGCCAGTTTACAGGTGGAAACCGAGCTTATAATATGACTGGCAGTTATGTTTTTTATGGAGATCTGGATAAGAAAGCTTTTGCAAAAGCATATATGTTATTGATAGAAAGGCACGAAGTTTTGAGAACCTATTTTAAGAAAGATGGTTTTGGTGAAATCCGCCAGTTTATTGCGACACTTTCAGAGTCTGATTTTTCCTTAAAGCTTGAAGACCGAACCTTAGAAGCATTCAATGAAAGAATATTGACTGAAATCAACGTTAATGAAGGTAACAAAACGTTTGATTTATACCGTGCACCTTTAATTAAAGCTAAAATAATATCATTTGCCAATGGGCATCATGTATTAAATTTTGTTGTTCACCATATCATATCTGATGAATGGTCGCTAAATATCATCTTCAAAGAATTGGCAGCGCTGTATAGAAATTCCAGACTGACCCCGCTGAAAATGCACTATAAAGATTATTCAGAATGGGAGAAAATTATACTGGTAAATGATACGCTAACCGATAAATATTACTGGGAGAAACAACTTTCCGGTGATTTGCCGCTAATTGATTTGCCGTTTTATAATAACCGCCCAAGAATAAAGTCTTATAAAGGTAATACCATCAGAACATATCTAGACGAAAATGCGGTCGCGAAGCTAAAAGCCATTTCCATGAATGAAGGTGGAGGTACCTTATTTATGGGGGCAATGGGGCTTATTTTCACTTTATTGCATCGATATACCGGACAAAATGATATAATTGTTGGCGTGCCAATGAACAATCGTAAGCATGTTGATTTGGACGAACAAATCGGATTGTATGTCAATACGCTGCCGATACGAGTTAAATTTGATGAAACCGATAACTTTTACAAGCTTTTAGCCCGTATGAAAGCATTGGTTTTAGATGCTCAAACCCATAGCGTATATCCGTTGGATGAAATTGTCAAAAACCTAAAATTAGGAAAAGATCCAAGCAGGAATCCACTATTTGATGTGATGGTAGTTTTCGAGAATACTGAGACAAATGATTATAAAAATGCCTACTATTTCGATAATTTAACAATAGTGAAATATCAGGAAGACCAAAGTAAAGTAAGCAAATTTGACTTGACATTTTATGTCCGTGAAAAGCATGATAAAGTAGAGGTTGCGATCGAATACAATACAGATATTTTTGATGCCATTACAATTGAGTCTATTTTGACTCACCTTGATACCACGTTAATTAAAGTTACTTCCGATCCTCAGCTGCAATTAAAAGACATTGATTATTTAAGCGCTGAGGAACGGGCATTGTTGATTTCGGGTTTTAATGACACGGATGCCACTTACAAAGAGGGCAGCATTGTTTCGCTAATCCATGACCAATTTCTTTCAGCTCCGGATTCTGTAGCGGTCAGGTATAAATCGACTGTTTTAAGCAATTCGGAATTGGATGATTTATCGGGAAGGTTTTCAAATTACCTCAGGCAAAAAGGCATTGAGCGTGAAGATTTGGTTGGGGTTAAACTGGATAGAAGCGAGAAACTGGTCTGGGTTTTACTAGGTATATTAAAATCTGGTGGTGCTTATGTGCCGATTGATCCCAAATATCCGTCAGACCGTATTGATTATATTCTGTCTGACAGCCAATGCAAACAGGTTATCGACCAGACTGTGCTTGATGAATTCTGGTTTGAACGTGAGGCTTTTTCCCCCGAAGTGATGCCATTGGAAATTACAGGCCCTGAGCTTGCTTATGTGATCTATACTTCAGGTTCTACGGGCCAGCCGAAAGGTGTAATGATCACGCATTCGAATGTGTATCATTTTGTGAATTGGGCAAAGTCAGCATTTTATGATTCCGACTTCAATACTACTTTTGCGGTTACATCAATTTGTTTTGACCTGTCGGTCTTTGAACTGTTCTATACTTTATCAGAAGGAAAAACAGTTGCAATCCTCGATAGCGCACTCGATATTTATGATAGCCTTCAAGATACTACGTATGGTAAAATATTACTCAATACGGTTCCCAGCGTGGTTGAAGGTTTGTTGTCTGAGAAGGCAAACCTGGCTTTTGTAAGCGTTCTGAATATGGCCGGAGAGCCTATTTCTCCGGGGATTATCTCTCAGCTTGACCTTACCGGAATCGAAGTACGCAATTTATATGGTCCGTCAGAAACTACCACATACAGTACCTGCCATCGCATTTTTAATAAAGGAAAAGTGTTGATCGGCAAACCTATATCCAATACACGTATTTACCTGCTGGATGATTATCTGAACCCAATTGCCATTGGCGCGGTTGGGGAGATATGTATTGGAGGAAAAGGGGTTGCTAGGGGTTATCTTAACAGGCCTGATCTGACGGCATCACGATTTATCAGCAGTCCTTTCATTTCAGGTGATATTTTATACAAAACCGGTGATTACGGGCGTTGGCTCTCAGACGGCACTATAGAATTTTTAGGGAGACAGGATGATCAGGTCAAGATCCGGGGCTACAGGATCGAGTTGGGTGAAATCGAAAAAGCCCTTACATGTTGTAAAGGGATTACCAGGGCGGTGGTTTTGGTTCGGGGTCAGAATGCCGGTCTCGACAAAGAATTGGTTGCTTTTATAGTTTCAGACCACAAACCGGAGATGGCTGCAATCAGGAACGAACTGGCTCTTACTTTACCATCATACATGCTTCCTTCGCGTTATATTGTTATAGAAGAATTCCCGCTGAATGCCAATGGAAAGACTGACAAAAAAGCATTGCTTTCGCTGGATTCGAACACTGCGGTAAACACTGAACCTCATATTAGCCCGAGAAATGAAACCGAATCGGAACTCGCCAAAATGTGGGCAGAGATCTTGTCACTAGATGCAGACAGTATCAGTGTAAAAGATGATTTTTTTGCATTGGGCGGACATAGTTTAAAAGCGGTTCAGCTCATTTCAAGAATCAGAGAAAATCTGAATACAAATATCTCATTAGAAGATGTTTTTGAAAAAAGAGATATAGAAGTGCTGGGCAAGTATTTAGATCAAAATAAAGAAGCACTAATAGATGTGCCAATTGAACGAGTACAAAGAAGTGCTTATAAAATGAAAAAATAA